The following DNA comes from Bacillota bacterium.
CGGCCGCCCCGTAGCTTTAAGGATTGCCTTTGCGAGGTCTATATTGCGCCATTCGCAATTGGCGCCGATATTGTAGACCTCGCCGATCCGCCCTTTCTCGATCAATAGGGAAATGGCACGGCAATGATCCTCGACGTGAATCCAGTCGCGAATATTCTGCCCATCCCCGTAAATCGGGAGCGGTTTATTCTGGAGCGCATTTAAGATCATCACTGGAATAAACTTCTCAGGATACTGGTACGGGCCATAATTGTTGGTGCACCTGGTGATGATAACTGGAACGCCGTATGTCTTGTAATAGGCCCTGGCCATCATGTCCGCCGCAGCCTTGCTGGCAGAATAGGGGCTATTGGGGGCAAGGGGACTCTCCTCAGTAAAAGGAGGATCATCAGGCCCAAGAGAGCCATAGACCTCATCAGTGGAAATCTGAATAAACCGGCCGACACCATATCGTTTGGCAGCTTCCAGCAGCACCTGCGTGCCTTTCACATTCGTCTCAATGAAGGGAGTTGGATCCAATATGCTCCGGTCAACATGGCTTTCCGCTGCAAAATTGACCACCACATCAGGACGCTCGGCCGAAATGAGCCGGTCTACCAGGCTTCTGTCGGCGATATCCCCATGGACAAATGAATATCTGGTAGAATAGCTAGGGTCG
Coding sequences within:
- the rfbB gene encoding dTDP-glucose 4,6-dehydratase yields the protein MKLLVTGGAGFIGSNFIRHVFATRPDWSIVNLDKLTYAGKLDNLSDIASDPSYSTRYSFVHGDIADRSLVDRLISAERPDVVVNFAAESHVDRSILDPTPFIETNVKGTQVLLEAAKRYGVGRFIQISTDEVYGSLGPDDPPFTEESPLAPNSPYSASKAAADMMARAYYKTYGVPVIITRCTNNYGPYQYPEKFIPVMILNALQNKPLPIYGDGQNIRDWIHVEDHCRAISLLIEKGRIGEVYNIGANCEWRNIDLAKAILKATGRPESLIQFVPDRLGHDRRYALNTSKLARETGWEAQPRLMDMLPILASWYRARCCPGSL